The following are encoded together in the Anopheles nili chromosome 3, idAnoNiliSN_F5_01, whole genome shotgun sequence genome:
- the LOC128722628 gene encoding H(+)/Cl(-) exchange transporter 5 isoform X2 yields the protein MEKFPLKGTSNLPISSAATNHPLSVDHTSYQSVVSKTGKGSPTPTGAERTDRTTTSLTTTPGVPVYEADEDGMIDITPGNGGLTNPNYPYPYPVNGGRQDGVGAASGSGGGAGTGSGGTSIGGTTGGGGHEGGGVSSPTHTRFGRDFHHSDHEGISFAGMTDTSDDIPGIGQYDDFHTIDWQRDIARDRMRHRYIVKKRQDSFWDLLKGAHDAWSGWVCVLLVGLFTGCVAGVIDIGASWMTDLKFGICPQAFWLNREQCCWSSNETSFDSGNCSQWYAWSEIFTSSREGFGAYVISYFFYIMWAMLFALLAASLVRMFAPYACGSGIPEIKTILSGFIIRSYLGKWTLIIKSVGIMLSVSAGLSLGKEGPMVHIASCIGNILSYLFPKYGRNEAKKREILSAAAAAGVSVAFGAPIGGVLFSLEEVSYYFPLKTLWRSFFCALIAAFILRSINPFGNEHSVLFYVEYNKPWIFFELVPFIGLGIIGGIIATLFIKANLWWCRFRKYSKLGQYPVSEVLIVTFITAVIAYPNPYTRMNTSELIYLLFSQCGISNQDPLCDYNRNFTDVNSAIEIAAAGPGVYKAVWLLILALAMKLIMTIFTFGMKVPCGLFIPSLALGAITGRVVGIAMEQLAYNYPKIWIFSGECSTGDDCITPGLYAMVGAAAVLGGVTRMTVSLVVIMFELTGGVRYIVPLMAAAMASKWVGDALGRQGIYDAHIALNGYPFLDSKDEFQYTSLAADVMQPKRNETLAVITQDSMTVDDIETLLKETEHNGYPVVVSKENQYLVGFVLRRDLNLALANARRIIDGITGQSLVIFTSAQPVQNLGPSPLKLKKILDMAPITVTDQTPMETVVDMFRKLGLRQTLVTHNGRLLGVITKKDVLRHVKQMDNEDPNTVLFN from the exons ATGGAAAAATTCCCCCTCAAAGGAACCAGCAACCTTCCGATATCATCCGCCGCCACGAATCATCCGCTCAGCGTCGATCACACGTCTTATCAGTCCGTTGTCAGTAAG ACCGGCAAGGGCTCCCCAACACCGACCGGAGCGGAACGAACGGATAGAACCACCACCTCGCTGACGACGACGCCAGGGGTGCCGGTATACGAGGCGGACGAGGACGGCATGATCGACATCACACCCGGAAACGGCGGCCTCACCAACCCGAACTACCCCTACCCGTACCCGGTGAACGGTGGCCGCCAGGATGGTGTTGGCGCGGCCAGCGGCAGTGGAGGTGGCGCAGGAACCGGTAGCGGAGGAACCAGCATAGGCGGGACAacaggaggtggtggccacGAGGGTGGCGGGGTGTCTTCGCCCACGCATACCCGGTTCGGGCGCGATTTTCACCATTCGGATCATGAAG GTATCTCATTCGCCGGCATGACAGACACGAGCGACGACATTCCTGGCATTGGCCAGTACGATGACTTTCACACGATCGACTGGCAGCGGGACATCGCCCGGGACAGGATGCGCCATCGGTACATCGTGAAAAAGCGGCAGGATTCATTTTGGGATCTGCTGAAG GGTGCCCATGATGCCTGGTCCGGATGGGTGTGTGTCCTGCTTGTGGGCCTGTTCACGGGTTGCGTCGCGGGTGTGATCGACATCGGTGCCAGCTGGATGACGGATCTGAAGTTCGGCATCTGTCCGCAGGCGTTTTGGCTCAATCGGGAACAGTGCTGTTGGTCGTCGAACGAAACATCTTTCGATAGTGGCAATTGCTCGCAGTGGTACGCGTGGTCCGAGATCTTCACGTCCTCCCGGGAGGGATTCGGTGCGTACGTGATATCGTACTTCTTCTACATCATGTGGGCGATGTTGTTCGCGCTATTGGCAGCCTCGCTGGTGCGCATGTTTGCGCCGTACGCGTGCGGTTCCGGTATACCGGAGATCAAGACCATCCTGTCCGGGTTCATCATCCGCAGTTACCTCGGCAAGTGGACACTGATCATCAAGTCGGTCGGCATCATGCTGTCCGTGTCGGCGGGACTTAGTCTCGGCAAGGAAGGTCCGATGGTGCACATTGCGAGCTGCATCGGAAACATCCTGTCCTACCTCTTCCCGAAGTATGGGCGCAACGAGGCGAAAAAGAGGGAGATCCTGTCTGCAGCGGCCGCCGCTGGTGTATCTGTTGCGTTCGGTGCCCCAATAGGTGGGGTCCTGTTCAGCCTGGAGGAGGTTTCGTACTACTTTCCGCTCAAGACGCTGTGGCGATCGTTCTTCTGTGCGCTGATCGCCGCTTTTATCCTGCGCTCGATCAACCCGTTCGGGAACGAGCACTCGGTGCTGTTCTACGTGGAGTACAACAAGCCGTGGATCTTTTTCGAGCTTGTACCATTCATTGGCCTGGGTATCATTGGG GGTATCATCGCGACGTTGTTTATCAAGGCGAACCTTTGGTGGTGCAGATTCCGTAAATACAGCAAGCTTGGTCAGTATCCCGTGTCAGAGGTACTAATCGTGACATTTATTACCGCGGTCATTGCATACCCGAATCCGTACACGCGGATGAACACCAGCGAGTTGATCTATCTACTCTTCAGCCAGTGCGGTATTTCTAATCAAGATCCTCTTTG TGATTACAATCGCAACTTTACCGATGTCAATTCGGCCATCGAAATAGCGGCAGCTGGACCCGGCGTGTATAAGGCCGTTTGGTTGCTCATACTAGCGCTGGCGATGAAGCTGATCATGACAATCTTTACGTTCGGCATGAAAGTACCTTGCGGTTTGTTCATACCTTCGTTGGCCCTTGGTGCGATCACGGGACGCGTAGTTGGAATCG CGATGGAACAGCTGGCGTACAATTATCCGAAAATTTGGATCTTCTCCGGCGAGTGTTCCACTGGGGACGATTGTATTACGCCAGGACTCTACGCGATGGTCGGTGCCGCTGCCGTGCTCGGAGGGGTCACAAGAATGACTG TGTCCCTTGTGGTTATTATGTTCGAGTTGACTGGTGGTGTCCGGTATATTGTACCACTGATGGCGGCTGCCATGGCCTCCAAATGGGTTGGAGACGCTCTAGGACGACAG GGTATATACGATGCGCACATAGCGCTTAACGGGTATCCGTTCTTGGATAGCAAGGACGAATTCCAGTACACAAGCCTAGCGGCAGACGTGATGCAGCCAAA GCGTAATGAAACTCTAGCAGTAATCACTCAGGACTCGATGACGGTGGATGACATCGAGACCCTACTCAAAGAGACTGAACACAACGGCTATCCGGTGGTTGTGTCTAAGGAGAACCAATATTTGGTTGGCTTCGTGTTGCGGAGGGATCTTAATTTAGCCTTAG CCAACGCACGACGCATCATCGATGGCATCACCGGACAGTCGCTGGTGATATTTACTTCAGCCCAACCGGTCCAGAATCTCGGACCGTCACCGTTGAAGCTAAAGAAAATTCTCGATATGGCCCCGATCACCGTCACCGATCAGACACCAATGGAAACGGTTGTCGATATGTTCCGCAAATTGGGTTTGAGGCAAACGTTGGTCACCCACAACGG CCGCCTGCTCGGTGTGATAACCAAAAAGGACGTCCTGAGACACGTGAAACAAATGGACAATGAGGATCCGAATACTGTTCTGTTTAACTAA
- the LOC128726183 gene encoding E3 ubiquitin-protein ligase RNF113A: MSSFIKRNIKNKGARKRKQSTDSDDAEEESQSVVVTQDKRKKANPNVQSTSVLRKKQNSTTNANDSNSSEDDDSVVFSYKSNRSAQAQGPRDQGATAELEIETERDRDAQAIYQKSIDINKELEGKEDDKVYRGLNNYTQFFKKKDSAQGNAASGMVRKGPIRAPANIRSTVRWDYQPDICKDYKETGYCGFGDSCKFLHDRSDYKHGWQLEQEGPSAGRNYGNDDSDGDDTKYEIHSDDEELPFKCYICRESFVDPIMTKCKHYFCERCALAQYKKSSRCAICGVQTNGMFNPAKELIARLKTRELEEDNSDSN; encoded by the exons ATGTCTTCTTTTATTAAACGAAACATCAAAAATAAAGGTGCTAGGAAGCGCAAACAGTCCACGGATTCAG ATGATGCAGAAGAAGAATCGCAATCCGTTGTTGTAACCCAAGACAAGCGGAAGAAAGCTAACCCGAACGTTCAAAGTACGTCAGTGCtgcggaaaaagcaaaactcgACTACAAATGCCAATGACTCGAACTCTAGCGAAGATGATGATAGCGTTGTTTTCAGTTacaaatcgaaccgatcggcCCAAGCGCAAGGGCCACGCGATCAGGGTGCAACGGCGGAGCTggaaatcgaaaccgaacgagATCGGGATGCACAGGCCATCTATCAGAAGAGCATTGACATCAACAAAGAACTGGAGGGAAAGGAGGATGACAAGGTGTATCGTGGGTTGAACAATTACACGCAATTCTTCAAGAAAAAGGACAGTGCACAGGGAAATGCGGCATCGGGTATGGTGCGCAAGGGACCCATCCGAGCTCCGGCTAATATTCGTTCTACCGTGCGGTGGGACTATCAGCCTGACATTTGTAAGGATTACAAGGAGACTGGATACTGTGGTTTTGGCGATAGTTGCAAATTTTTGCACGATCGCAGCGATTACAAGCACGGGTGGCAGCTGGAACAAGAAGGCCCAAGCGCCGGTCGCAACTACGGCAATGATGActctgatggtgatgataccaAGTACGAGATCCACTCGGACGACGAAGAGCTCCCGTTCAAATGTTACATCTGCCGGGAAAGTTTCGTCGATCCTATTATGACGAA GTGTAAGCATTACTTTTGCGAGCGTTGTGCTTTGGCTCAGTACAAGAAGTCAAGCCGCTGCGCGATCTGTGGGGTACAAACGAACGGAATGTTTAATCCAGCTAAGGAGCTAATTGCCAGATTGAAGACGAGAGAGCTAGAAGAAGATAATTCTGATAGTAATTAG
- the LOC128727743 gene encoding bax inhibitor 1, which produces MATSFSNFSFERLSRQMGAKLDPGMRQHLSKVYASLAATCVAATGGSLVHLSGIWEAGLLSAFISIGLVLGLIFNPDNGKNLVQRFSMLMGIGAFTGHSLGLLLEQVIYLNPAIVVTALVGTATIFSCLTASAFFANRGKYLYLGGLLMSAISTMALLNLGNLFFRSYIVQDISLYLGLIVMAGFVLFDTQMIMEKYHMGNNDFIGHSLDLFYDVISIFRRLLVILAQREENNDRRKRKNN; this is translated from the exons ATGGCCACGTCATTTAGTAACTTTTCTTTCGAACGTTTATCGCGACAAATGGGTGCAAAACT AGATCCGGGTATGCGCCAGCATTTGTCGAAGGTGTACGCATCATTGGCAGCAACCTGCGTTGCAGCCACAGGCGGTTCGCTCGTCCATCTGTCCGGTATCTGGGAGGCGGGATTGCTAAGTGCGTTCATCTCCATCGGTCTTGTCCTCGGGTTGATCTTCAACCCTGACAATGGAAAGAATCTCGTGCAACGTTTCAGTATGCTGATGGGCATTGGTGCTTTTACGGGTCACTCTTTGGGATTGTTGCTCGAACAGGTCATCTACCTGAATCCGGCCATCGTGGTGACGGCGCTTGTCGGAACGGCGACGATCTTCAGCTGCTTGACGGCATCGGCCTTCTTTGCCAATCGCGGAAAGTATCTGTACCTCGGTGGCCTGCTGATGAGTGCTATTAGCACGATGGCTCTACTCAATCTGGGCAATCTTTTCTTCCGCTCCTACATCGTGCAAGAC ATCTCGCTCTACCTTGGATTGATCGTGATGGCTGGTTTTGTGCTGTTCGATACGCAGATGATCATGGAGAAGTATCACATGGGCAACAACGATTTCATCGGACACTCGCTTGATCTATTCTACGACGTGATCAGCATTTTCCGTCGCCTACTGGTTATTCTGGCCCAGCGTGAGGAAAACAACGATCGccggaagcgaaaaaataacTAA
- the LOC128725211 gene encoding protein PDF — translation MAKVSAVCVLMVCLWLRVSAGLPSYEEERDLDKELYIRQLAEWLADQSTDFLNDLINFPPCRPCSYEQHRQPATAVPRATYAKRNSELINSLLSLPKTMNDAGK, via the exons ATGGCAAAAGTTAGTGCTGTATGTGTTCTTATGGTGTGCCTGTGGCTGAGGGTGAGCGCTGGCCTGCCGTCGTACGAAGAAGAGCGTGATTTGGATAAAGAA CTGTACATCCGGCAGTTGGCCGAGTGGCTTGCAGATCAATCGACAGACTTCCTGAACGATCTCATCAATTTCCCACCGTGTCGACCATGTAGCTATGAACAGCACAGGCAACCCGCTACTGCGGTTCCGAGGGCGACGTATGCGAAGCGTAACTCCGAGTTGATAAATTCGCTGCTGAGCCTTCCGAAGACGATGAATGACGCTGGCAAGTAA
- the LOC128725945 gene encoding iduronate 2-sulfatase, translating to MRGNELKIFLSIFVILITLSEHQAQIVQRPNVLLIILDDFRPAIRNGYGDDKAITPNIDQLVQKGYLFANAFAQQSLCAPSRNSMLTGRRPDTVRLYDFYSYWRHTSGNFTTLPQYFKQHGYHTHSVGKVFHPGASSNFTDDYPLSWSTPTYHPSTDEFSNSSVCIDPIDGELKRNLLCPVLPKMQPLHTLPDIESTAEAIRFLNETRKDPYFLAVGYRKPHIPFRFPLKYLNLHPVSKFTSLDLDYPPYGLPSVAWSSFLDVRNRDDFQRLNVSFPFGRVPEDFKLRIRQHYYAAVTYVDELIGQLLKAIDESNTIIALISDHGWSLGEHGEWAKYSNYDVAVRVPLIINLPTLSSYRSHEFRDFSHSSIENVVELLDLFPTLVDLAGLPPVRSCSTERPYKATTCTEGKSLLPLLLSNASASEENQDWIAYSQYPRPGTYPTTYPNSDEPKLKHIKIMGYSMRTERFRYTAWIKFDPANFKRDWGSVYGEELYDHSIDPKENLNLIDRMPLAVVKDSLRAKLKEKFP from the exons ATGCGCGGCAACgaacttaaaatatttttatccATATTCGTTATACTAATAACACTAAGTGAACATCAAGCGCAAATCGTACAGCGCCCTAATGTGCTGTTGATAATTTTGGATGATTTTCGACCGGCAATCAGGAACGGCTACGGAGACGATAAAGCTATCACCCCCAACATTGATCAGCTGGTTCAAAAAGGTTATCTTTTTGCAAATGCTTTCGCACAA CAATCGCTATGTGCTCCAAGTCGAAATTCCATGCTTACCGGAAGACGCCCGGACACGGTACGCTTATACGACTTCTACAGCTACTGGCGGCATACGTCGGGCAACTTTACTACACTTCctcaatatttcaaacaacacGGTTATCACACGCACTCAGTGGGCAAGGTGTTTCACCCAGGCGCGTCCTCAAACTTCACAGATGATTATCCCTTGAGCTGGTCTACTCCCACCTACCACCCATCCACGGATGAGTTCTCCAACTCATCCGTTTGTATCGACCCCATAGACGGTGAGCTGAAGCGAAACCTGCTCTGTCCTGTGTTACCCAAAATGCAACCGCTTCACACACTGCCCGATATCGAAAGCACCGCTGAAGCGATACGATTTCTTAATGAAACACGGAAGGACCCATACTTTCTAGCCGTAGGTTACAGGAAACCTCACATTCCTTTTCGATTTCCGCTGAAGTATCTCAACCTTCACCCGGTATCCAAATTTACGTCGCTCGATCTAGACTATCCGCCGTACGGCTTGCCAAGCGTTGCCTGGAGCTCTTTCCTAGACGTTCGTAATCGCGACGACTTTCAGCGGCTCAACGTTAGCTTTCCCTTCGGCCGTGTGCCGGAAGATTTCAAGCTACGAATACGACAGCATTATTACGCCGCTGTGACATACGTAGATGAGCTGATAGGTCAGCTACTAAAAGCAATTGACGAGAGTAACACAATCATTGCACTAATCTCCGATCACGGATGGTCACTGGGAGAGCACGGAGAATGGGCAAAGTACAGCAACTACGATGTCGCCGTCCGGGTGCCTTTAATCATCAACTTACCGACATTGTCGTCATATCGCAGTCACGAATTTCGTGACTTTTCGCACTCAAGCATCGAAAATGTTGTCGAGCTTTTGGACCTTTTTCCAACACTGGTAGATCTCGCAGGACTTCCACCGGTGAGATCATGCTCAACAGAACGGCCCTACAAAGCGACCACATGTACGGAAGGAAAGTCGTTGCTTCCACTGTTACTATCAAATGCTTCAGCTTCAGAAGAGAACCAAGATTGGATTGCCTACAGTCAGTATCCACGGCCAGGCACCTACCCCACAACCTATCCCAATAGCGATGAACCCAAACTCAAACACATTAAGATCATGGGCTACAGCATGCGCACCGAACGGTTCCGCTACACGGCTTGGATTAAATTTGATCCGGCCAACTTTAAGAGAG ATTGGGGCTCCGTTTACGGCGAAGAGCTTTATGACCATTCGATTGATCCGAAGGAAAACTTAAATCTCATCGACAGGATGCCGTTAGCGGTCGTCAAAGACTCCCTGCGAGCGaagctgaaggaaaaatttcCGTAG
- the LOC128722628 gene encoding H(+)/Cl(-) exchange transporter 5 isoform X1, protein MEKFPLKGTSNLPISSAATNHPLSVDHTSYQSVVSKTGKGSPTPTGAERTDRTTTSLTTTPGVPVYEADEDGMIDITPGNGGLTNPNYPYPYPVNGGRQDGVGAASGSGGGAGTGSGGTSIGGTTGGGGHEGGGVSSPTHTRFGRDFHHSDHEDTLTVSFSGKMEGISFAGMTDTSDDIPGIGQYDDFHTIDWQRDIARDRMRHRYIVKKRQDSFWDLLKGAHDAWSGWVCVLLVGLFTGCVAGVIDIGASWMTDLKFGICPQAFWLNREQCCWSSNETSFDSGNCSQWYAWSEIFTSSREGFGAYVISYFFYIMWAMLFALLAASLVRMFAPYACGSGIPEIKTILSGFIIRSYLGKWTLIIKSVGIMLSVSAGLSLGKEGPMVHIASCIGNILSYLFPKYGRNEAKKREILSAAAAAGVSVAFGAPIGGVLFSLEEVSYYFPLKTLWRSFFCALIAAFILRSINPFGNEHSVLFYVEYNKPWIFFELVPFIGLGIIGGIIATLFIKANLWWCRFRKYSKLGQYPVSEVLIVTFITAVIAYPNPYTRMNTSELIYLLFSQCGISNQDPLCDYNRNFTDVNSAIEIAAAGPGVYKAVWLLILALAMKLIMTIFTFGMKVPCGLFIPSLALGAITGRVVGIAMEQLAYNYPKIWIFSGECSTGDDCITPGLYAMVGAAAVLGGVTRMTVSLVVIMFELTGGVRYIVPLMAAAMASKWVGDALGRQGIYDAHIALNGYPFLDSKDEFQYTSLAADVMQPKRNETLAVITQDSMTVDDIETLLKETEHNGYPVVVSKENQYLVGFVLRRDLNLALANARRIIDGITGQSLVIFTSAQPVQNLGPSPLKLKKILDMAPITVTDQTPMETVVDMFRKLGLRQTLVTHNGRLLGVITKKDVLRHVKQMDNEDPNTVLFN, encoded by the exons ATGGAAAAATTCCCCCTCAAAGGAACCAGCAACCTTCCGATATCATCCGCCGCCACGAATCATCCGCTCAGCGTCGATCACACGTCTTATCAGTCCGTTGTCAGTAAG ACCGGCAAGGGCTCCCCAACACCGACCGGAGCGGAACGAACGGATAGAACCACCACCTCGCTGACGACGACGCCAGGGGTGCCGGTATACGAGGCGGACGAGGACGGCATGATCGACATCACACCCGGAAACGGCGGCCTCACCAACCCGAACTACCCCTACCCGTACCCGGTGAACGGTGGCCGCCAGGATGGTGTTGGCGCGGCCAGCGGCAGTGGAGGTGGCGCAGGAACCGGTAGCGGAGGAACCAGCATAGGCGGGACAacaggaggtggtggccacGAGGGTGGCGGGGTGTCTTCGCCCACGCATACCCGGTTCGGGCGCGATTTTCACCATTCGGATCATGAAG ATACATtaaccgtttcgttttccggTAAAATGGAAG GTATCTCATTCGCCGGCATGACAGACACGAGCGACGACATTCCTGGCATTGGCCAGTACGATGACTTTCACACGATCGACTGGCAGCGGGACATCGCCCGGGACAGGATGCGCCATCGGTACATCGTGAAAAAGCGGCAGGATTCATTTTGGGATCTGCTGAAG GGTGCCCATGATGCCTGGTCCGGATGGGTGTGTGTCCTGCTTGTGGGCCTGTTCACGGGTTGCGTCGCGGGTGTGATCGACATCGGTGCCAGCTGGATGACGGATCTGAAGTTCGGCATCTGTCCGCAGGCGTTTTGGCTCAATCGGGAACAGTGCTGTTGGTCGTCGAACGAAACATCTTTCGATAGTGGCAATTGCTCGCAGTGGTACGCGTGGTCCGAGATCTTCACGTCCTCCCGGGAGGGATTCGGTGCGTACGTGATATCGTACTTCTTCTACATCATGTGGGCGATGTTGTTCGCGCTATTGGCAGCCTCGCTGGTGCGCATGTTTGCGCCGTACGCGTGCGGTTCCGGTATACCGGAGATCAAGACCATCCTGTCCGGGTTCATCATCCGCAGTTACCTCGGCAAGTGGACACTGATCATCAAGTCGGTCGGCATCATGCTGTCCGTGTCGGCGGGACTTAGTCTCGGCAAGGAAGGTCCGATGGTGCACATTGCGAGCTGCATCGGAAACATCCTGTCCTACCTCTTCCCGAAGTATGGGCGCAACGAGGCGAAAAAGAGGGAGATCCTGTCTGCAGCGGCCGCCGCTGGTGTATCTGTTGCGTTCGGTGCCCCAATAGGTGGGGTCCTGTTCAGCCTGGAGGAGGTTTCGTACTACTTTCCGCTCAAGACGCTGTGGCGATCGTTCTTCTGTGCGCTGATCGCCGCTTTTATCCTGCGCTCGATCAACCCGTTCGGGAACGAGCACTCGGTGCTGTTCTACGTGGAGTACAACAAGCCGTGGATCTTTTTCGAGCTTGTACCATTCATTGGCCTGGGTATCATTGGG GGTATCATCGCGACGTTGTTTATCAAGGCGAACCTTTGGTGGTGCAGATTCCGTAAATACAGCAAGCTTGGTCAGTATCCCGTGTCAGAGGTACTAATCGTGACATTTATTACCGCGGTCATTGCATACCCGAATCCGTACACGCGGATGAACACCAGCGAGTTGATCTATCTACTCTTCAGCCAGTGCGGTATTTCTAATCAAGATCCTCTTTG TGATTACAATCGCAACTTTACCGATGTCAATTCGGCCATCGAAATAGCGGCAGCTGGACCCGGCGTGTATAAGGCCGTTTGGTTGCTCATACTAGCGCTGGCGATGAAGCTGATCATGACAATCTTTACGTTCGGCATGAAAGTACCTTGCGGTTTGTTCATACCTTCGTTGGCCCTTGGTGCGATCACGGGACGCGTAGTTGGAATCG CGATGGAACAGCTGGCGTACAATTATCCGAAAATTTGGATCTTCTCCGGCGAGTGTTCCACTGGGGACGATTGTATTACGCCAGGACTCTACGCGATGGTCGGTGCCGCTGCCGTGCTCGGAGGGGTCACAAGAATGACTG TGTCCCTTGTGGTTATTATGTTCGAGTTGACTGGTGGTGTCCGGTATATTGTACCACTGATGGCGGCTGCCATGGCCTCCAAATGGGTTGGAGACGCTCTAGGACGACAG GGTATATACGATGCGCACATAGCGCTTAACGGGTATCCGTTCTTGGATAGCAAGGACGAATTCCAGTACACAAGCCTAGCGGCAGACGTGATGCAGCCAAA GCGTAATGAAACTCTAGCAGTAATCACTCAGGACTCGATGACGGTGGATGACATCGAGACCCTACTCAAAGAGACTGAACACAACGGCTATCCGGTGGTTGTGTCTAAGGAGAACCAATATTTGGTTGGCTTCGTGTTGCGGAGGGATCTTAATTTAGCCTTAG CCAACGCACGACGCATCATCGATGGCATCACCGGACAGTCGCTGGTGATATTTACTTCAGCCCAACCGGTCCAGAATCTCGGACCGTCACCGTTGAAGCTAAAGAAAATTCTCGATATGGCCCCGATCACCGTCACCGATCAGACACCAATGGAAACGGTTGTCGATATGTTCCGCAAATTGGGTTTGAGGCAAACGTTGGTCACCCACAACGG CCGCCTGCTCGGTGTGATAACCAAAAAGGACGTCCTGAGACACGTGAAACAAATGGACAATGAGGATCCGAATACTGTTCTGTTTAACTAA